The Leishmania mexicana MHOM/GT/2001/U1103 complete genome, chromosome 27 sequence TAGGCGAGGCAGCCATTGCCGTCTTGTGGATGGACAGCCTCTTGCTGGTGACACCGCAGCCGCTACACGCGGCCCAGAAATCGTTGACGGAATCGTGCATACCTGTCAGCACCACAGGAGCACCGCGCGAGAGGAGGCAATGGAAGCGGGCAAATCggcgcgacgacggcaactgtcaccgcgtgtgtctggatggggaagaagaaaacgaccgcgtgcgggtgtgcgtgttagagcatgtgtgtgtcccgTGGCTGGGTCCTCTGCGGTGGCGTCTTATCCGGCGggccctcttttttttcggttaCCGCACCACACAAATCCATTTTACAGGGGCAGTGAAGGGAACGAGATAGACTTCATCTGCAAGCTGAAGTAGCGGTAAGAGCGTGCACAAAAACGGCAGTTCTCTGGCCTCATTCATTGCAATGCAACCAGTCGGTTAGGACTCAATGAAAACCGCCTTCTCATCTCGAAgagcacaggaggaggagaggtgccgacgccgcacTCGATCCTCAGAAGAAGGTAACTTGAGGCGGCAGCACTCGTAGAAAGATGATGCGCATTCTCGAGAGAAGCATGGTAACTCTACAGAGCAAACCCCCGAGGAGTTGGCTTCTATCAAGTTTGGTGCCCACATTCAACGGTCGTGGGCGTATTGCGTCATTGAAGGATGCGCTCGCTTGCTTCTCCTTAGTCAACCAAGCGCTTAAATCGAGCCAGAGGGAGAACAGCAACGCTCATCGCAACCGGCTCTGTGACAGAGAAACACCTGCGGATGCCTCAACACATGCACtgaaaaaacaaaacagaCCCGATGGCAGAGAAAACCTGCTTCGCAAGGCAGTCAAACATATTGACGCCCACCTGCCAAACTTTcacgcacaaacacgcagAGGTGCGCCCGCCCTCTGCTGGCTAATAATCAGCAACGGGGGTTGCTACGGcgtcacgcacgcgcgtgatGCCACCCAACTCCGGCTCACGACGCCAGCGCGGCCTTGGCACTACATGCTTCTCTGTTGGATGCTGCCAGTAGTTGGGCCAGTTGTTGGCCACCGTGTACTCTTGTGGGCTAAAGTATGCTGCCGCGTCCGGAGTGCGGTACGAAAAGCGGTCCTCCATCTGACCCGGGCTGAGCACTTTCGTGGCGTTGTCAAGAATAGTCGCGTTgatggtgcgctgctgctgaatgCGCTGTGCCCATATTGTGCGATGCCGAATAGACTCCGTCAGCTCTCGCGTGTGGAAGTTGCCTCTCTTGTTCGGAACCATCTTGAAGAGACCGTTGGCTAGCGAGCAACCGGGGAACTTATTGTCAAACACCTTATCACGGATGAGGAAGTTCCTCGTCACTTCGCGGTGAGCGCGATGCAGCTGGATGAGCTCATATGCAGAGTTGTAGTAAGTAGGGATGCGGCGCGGATTCACTCCGGCTACAACCGAGTGAAATGAACCACGGCCTAAGGCTCCACTGGACATCCTTACGCAATGAAGCGAGACTACACACTCTAATGACGCACAGACGAACGTTTCGAGTGCACGTGAAGAGTACTGGTGACGAGCGCAGGTCCGTGCCGCGCAGTTCAAGAAGGAAATGGGGAACAAGACACAGAAGATGAGgcgcgagagagggcagGGATAGGAAAGAAAGTAGAGCGCAACAAAGTTGCAACAAAGGCGGCAGTGAGGGCCAGAGACGATGGTACAGCAAGGTGGCGTGGTCCGGACGGTCACAAACGTGTCAAGTATGGAGCCGGCCAGAGAATGGGGCGTAAGCGCCAAGGTTTGCACACCACTAAACTGATAATGGGAGTAGCGGGGCAGTGGGAGTAGTGGCTTCCGTTGCGCGCATGCCGAGCGAGAAAACGGACTGCCGCGCGAGCGCAGAAGGCTCTGTGTCAGAGAGAAACTCAATCTACTGATACTGCGCGCCCTCACGCAACGAGGAGAACAAAACCGTATGAGCCACGATGTGCGTTGAAGTATCAACCCACAAGGATAGAGGTACAGACACTGACGCAGAAGTCAGGAACTTCGCAGCGTAGCCCCACAGTTTAAGTCGCATAAGAATTTTGAGACAAATCCATTTACACCTAAAAGATAACAAAGCAGTGAACTCTCTGCTACTACAGCCGGTGCCGCATACAAAGGTGCACAAACGCGCCTACACGCGAACACGTGCCCCTGTGCACACTACCCTGCCGCATCGATGTCGCTGCACCCTCTGATACAATTTCTACACCCGTCCCTTCTGTCATGGTGCCCTGAGCTTAGCTGAACTCCACGCTACCTCCGGCCCTGTCACAGACACATCGCAcggtgccaagcagccctacacacacgccctgcAGCAATGCATCGACTCCGTCATccgagcacggcccctgccccacactccgcaggtcgccccacacccgcccccatcacgccggcagccgcctaGTGTGCATCCCCGTAGGGGTGGCGCACAGgcccccacaccacacacacacacaccagcaagGGCAGTCAGGCCCGGGTGCAATGCGTTCCAGGCACGCCGACACTCTGCCTACCACATGGACGGCACAAGTGTGTTCGCTGTCGCGGGTCACCCccgacgccagcgccacccccaGGACCCCAGCGCCGACACACCAGTGGCCATGCATCGCGCTCAcctccccacgtcgtaggcactcGAGCCTTGTCACCATGAGAAGTGGGGTTCCGGCACTGACAGGCggggggatgggagggggatggggggggatgggagggggaggggctgcctgTACGTCCCCGCATACGGTGTGGGGTGTACTGGGCGCTGACGTACCACGCAGAGTGAGGGGTGTCCCTCTGTAATGACGGGCCCACTGTTACaggaaaaacaaacaaagaaAGATAATGGCGTGGaaaagcaaaagaaaacgaagcaATGAAATACGAAACCAACGAAGACACTCAGCACAGAGGGTTGGAAGAGGCGAATGACGTGAAAACTCGAATAGAGAAACGCGCGACATACGCACTCCAACAGCGCAAGGACAGCGCTCTGAATCGGAAAAACCAAAACGGTAGGAATCGAAAAAGAATTAAACGAGGGAGGAAAGAGTACGATACACTGTCGGATAGCAAGAAACCGCTAAAGCTGCTGGACTTTTGATATGCAAAGCCCAGCGCCTCTCATCTGTCACCACGCATGCCAGCGTCGTTGAACTATGAAACGAACAAAAGACACAACCAACAAGCCCACTCGCCACCTCTACATCGTCAGCTCATGACtactgtgcagcagcacagatGCCCACGAGGAAATGATACAACACAGCAAAACACAAAAGCAAAGTTTCCCtcatcgcagcagcacaccgcacacCAGGAAAACAGCCAGaaaggcaaagaaaaaggacgTCAAGAACGGTTTCTTCCCTTCCGACTCCGCAACAGAGAGTGTCTTTGGCAGAACACGACCCGAAGATGCTCCACGCACCCGCTTCTGAACAAAATGTACCGGAAAACTCCCCCGCCTATGCTTTCCTCTCCGCTTGACCTGCGCAGCTGTCTCTACACCTGAACAGCTAGACCCTTTCCCCGACACAGCGGAACATTCACGGCCCTCGTAATCCACACACCGCAAACCCGCTGCACCATTCACAGCACACACTACCGCCTCCTCAGactcggcctgctggcgggcagcctcctcagcctcagcctgctgccgggcagcctcctcagcctcggcctgctggcgggcagcctcctcagcctcggcctgctggcgggcagcctcctcagcctcagcctgctggcgggcagcctcctcagcctcggcctgctggcgggcagcctcctcagcctcagcctgctggcgggcagcctcctcagcctcggcctgctggcgggcagcctcctcagcctcagcctgctggcgggcagcctcctcagcctcggcctgctggcgggcagcctcctcagcctcggcctgctggcgggcagcctcctcagcctcagcctgctggcgggcagcctcctcagcctcggcctgctggcaggcagcctcctcagcctcagcctgctggcgggcagcctcctcagcctcggcctgctggcgggcagcctcctcagcctcagcctgctggcgggcagcctcctcagcctcggcctgctggcgggcagcctcctcagcctcggcctgctggcgggcagcctcctcagcctcggcctgctggcgggcagcctcctcagcctcagcctgctggcgggcagcctcctcagcctcggcctgctggcaggcagcctcctcagcctcagcctgctggcgggcagcctcctcagcctcggcctgctggcgggcagcctcctcagcctcagcctgctgccgggcagcctcctcagcctcagcctgctgccgggcagcctcctcagcctcggcctgctggcgggcagcctcctcagcctcggcctgctggcaggcagcctcctcagcctcagcctgctgccgggcagcctcctcagcctcggcctgctggcgggcagcctcctcagcctcggcctgctggcaggcagcctcctcagcctcagcctgctgccgggcagcctcctcagcctcggcctgctggcgggcagcctcctcagcctcagcctgctggcgggcagcctcctcagcctcggcctgctggcgggcagcctcctcagcctcagcctgctggcgggcagcctcctcagcctcggcctgctggcaggcagcctcctcagcctcagcctgctgccgggcagcctcctcagcctcggcctgctggcgggcagcctcctcagcctcagcctgctgccgggcagcctcctcagcctcagcctgctggcgggcagcctcctcagcctcagcctgctggcgggcagcctcctcagcctcggcctgctggcgggcagcctcctcagcctcagcctgctggcgggcagcctcctcagcctcggcctgctggcaggcagcctcctcagcctcagcctgctgccgggcagcctcctcagcctcggcctgctgccgggcagcctcctcagcctcggcctgctggcgggcagcctcctcagcctcagcctgctgccgggcagcctcctcagcctcagcctgctggcgggcagcctcctcagcctcagcctgctggcgggcagcctcctcagcctcggcctgctggcgggcagcctcctcagcctcagcctgctggcgggcagcctcctcagcctcggcctgctggcgggcagcctcctcagcctcggcctgctggcgggcagcctcctcagcctcagcctgctggcgggcagcctcctcagcctcggcctgctggcgggcagcctcctcagcctcagcctgctggcgggcagcctcctcagcctcggcctgctggcgggcagcctcctcagcctcggcctgctggcgggcagcctcctcagcctcagcctgctggcgggcagcctcctcagcctcggcctgctggcgggcagcctcctcagcctcggcctgctggcgggcagcctcctcagcctcggcctgctggcgggcagcctcctcagcctcggcctgctggcaggcagcctcctcagcctcagcctgctgccgggcagcctcctcagcctcggcctgctggcgggcagcctcctcagcctcagcctgctggcgggcagcctcctcagcctcggcctgctggcgggcagcctcctcagcctcggcctgctggcgggcagcctcctcagcctcggcctgctggcgggcagcctcctcagcctcagcctgctggcgggcagcctcctcagcctcggcctgctggcgggcagcctcctcagcctcggcctgctggcgggcagcctcctcagcctcagcctgctggcgggcagcctcctcagcctcggcctgctggcgggcagcctcctcagcctcagcctgctggcgggcagcctcctcagcctcggcctgctgccgggcagcctcctcagcctcagcctgctgccgggcagcctcctcagcctcggcctgctggcgggcagcctcctcagcctcagcctgctggcgggcagcctcctcagcctcggcctgctggcgggcagcctcctcagcctcggcctgctggcgggcagcctcctcagcctcggcctgctggcgggcagcctcctcagcctcggcctgctggcgggcagcctcctcagcctcggcctgctggcgggcagcctcctcagcctcggcctgctggcaggcagcctcctcagcctcagcctgctgccgggcagcctcctcagcctcagcctgctggcgggcagcctcctcagcctcggcctgctggcgggcagcctcctcagcctcagcctgctggcgggcagcctcctcagcctcggcctgctggcgggcagcctcctcagcctcggcctgctggcgggcagcct is a genomic window containing:
- a CDS encoding kinetoplast-associated protein-like protein; the protein is MPRYRNRVASKDMKHRALSRCEETNRGVNMTLSQEEAQKSTDMQRHTNPTPAACQQAEAEEAARQQAEAEEAARQQAEAEEAARQQAEAEEAARQQAEAEEAARQQAEAEEAARQQAEAEEAARQQAEAEEAARQQAEAEEAARQQAEAEEAARQQAEAEEAARQQAEAEEAARQQAEAEEAARQQAEAEEAARQQAEAEEAARQQAEAEEAARQQAEAEEAARQQAEAEEAARQQAEAEEAARQQAEAEEAARQQAEAEEAARQQAEAEEAARQQAEAEEAARQQAEAEEAARQQAEAEEAARQQAEAEEAARQQAEAEEAARQQAEAEEAARQQAEAEEAARQQAEAEEAARQQAEAEEAARQQAEAEEAARQQAEAEEAACQQAEAEEAARQQAEAEEAARQQAEAEEAARQQAEAEEAARQQAEAEEAARQQAEAEEAARQQAEAEEAARQQAEAEEAARQQAEAEEAARQQAEAEEAARQQAEAEEAARQQAEAEEAARQQAEAEEAARQQAEAEEAARQQAEAEEAARQQAEAEEAARQQAEAEEAARQQAEAEEAARQQAEAEEAARQQAEAEEAARQQAEAEEAARQQAEAEEAACQQAEAEEAARQQAEAEEAARQQAEAEEAARQQAEAEEAARQQAEAEEAARQQAEAEEAARQQAEAEEAARQQAEAEEAARQQAEAEEAARQQAEAEEAARQQAEAEEAARQQAEAEEAARQQAEAEEAARQQAEAEEAARQQAEAEEAARQQAEAEEAARQQAEAEEAARQQAEAEEAARQQAEAEEAARQQAEAEEAACQQAEAEEAARQQAEAEEAARQQAEAEEAARQQAEAEEAARQQAEAEEAARQQAEAEEAARQQAEAEEAARQQAEAEEAACQQAEAEEAARQQAEAEEAARQQAEAEEAARQQAEAEEAARQQAEAEEAARQQAEAEEAACQQAEAEEAARQQAEAEEAARQQAEAEEAACQQAEAEEAARQQAEAEEAARQQAEAEEAARQQAEAEEAARQQAEAEEAARQQAEAEEAACQQAEAEEAARQQAEAEEAARQQAEAEEAARQQAEAEEAARQQAEAEEAARQQAEAEEAARQQAEAEEAARQQAEAEEAACQQAEAEEAARQQAEAEEAARQQAEAEEAARQQAEAEEAARQQAEAEEAARQQAEAEEAARQQAEAEEAARQQAEAEEAARQQAEAEEAARQQAEAEEAARQQAEAEEAARQQAEAEEAARQQAESEEAVVCAVNGAAGLRCVDYEGRECSAVSGKGSSCSGVETAAQVKRRGKHRRGSFPVHFVQKRVRGASSGRVLPKTLSVAESEGKKPFLTSFFFAFLAVFLVCGVLLR